The genomic segment CGTCGTTGACCAGCAGGAGGTTGACCCCAAGGCGATCCACGGCATCCTTCAATTCGGCGAAGAAGCTATCGAGGGATCGTTCCCGGTAGATGCGGCCGATGGGATGGAAGCAGAAGGTGCAGGCATAGGGGCAGGACCGGCTGGCCACCATGGGCAGGGCGCGGGGTTCGTCGACGAAATGGAACAGGCTGTTGTCGGCGGCGGTCTGCATGGACAAGAGTCGATCAACGCCAAAGCCCTCGTAGTCGGGCCAGGGCAGTGCGTCGATATCGTGGAGCGCCTTCCGCTCGGGTGTCCGCCTCAGGCCGCCGTCGGACTGGCGGAGAGCGAGCCCGGCCACCTTGTCCAGGCCTTGCCCCGCTTCCAGGGCCGAGGCCAGTTCGACGACCGTCTCGTCCGCCTCGCCGACGGCGCCGATGTCGATGTCGAGCAACGGCGCCACCGCATCGGGGTCGCTGGAGAAGATACCGCCGCCCACCAGATTGACGATGCCCGGCTTGGCCCGCCGCGCCGCGGAAAACAGCGGCGCGATGATCGGGAAGTGGGGCGACAGCCCGCCGGTGGCGAAGACGTCGGGATCGATTTCCCGGACCTTGCGCTCCAGGACGTCCTCGAACTCCCCCGGTTCGTGGTTGAGGTTGAGGCAGTGCACCTCATGGCCCGCCCGCTTCAAGGCGGCCGAAACGTACCCAAGCCCCAGGGGGAAGTCATAGGCGAAGCCCATCGGGGCGAAACGGGGCATGGCGATGAGGAACCGCATGCCGCCATTCTAGCGGGGAACCTCCGGCGGGGCTAGGCGAAGAAGCGATCCGTGACCGTCTACCAACCCGACGGCGGGGCTCCTTCCGTCAAGCGCGGCTCCTTCCGTTTCGGCACCGGGCGGCCGAAGCGGTTG from the Magnetospirillum sp. WYHS-4 genome contains:
- a CDS encoding B12-binding domain-containing radical SAM protein: MRFLIAMPRFAPMGFAYDFPLGLGYVSAALKRAGHEVHCLNLNHEPGEFEDVLERKVREIDPDVFATGGLSPHFPIIAPLFSAARRAKPGIVNLVGGGIFSSDPDAVAPLLDIDIGAVGEADETVVELASALEAGQGLDKVAGLALRQSDGGLRRTPERKALHDIDALPWPDYEGFGVDRLLSMQTAADNSLFHFVDEPRALPMVASRSCPYACTFCFHPIGRIYRERSLDSFFAELKDAVDRLGVNLLLVNDELFAVKKRRLMEFCERIGEFGIRWTAQMHVSILDAEAIAALKKAGCVHASYGLESMSDTVLASMKKKIDRTRLETALRLTHEAEIGIQGNFIFGDSAETLATADETMAWWARHREYHISLSLLQVYPGSPVYHRALAEGRGPAREDLIKETPAVNLTSMTDEEYRRFRFRTAIFRMTLTEPHPPLAFDVDDRPLPHRAETYHLAWECPRCGRRNDLRRV